One Chryseobacterium wanjuense genomic region harbors:
- a CDS encoding recombinase family protein, translating into MKTAYLYVRVSTDEQKRKGYSLPEQEDRLLKYCEQNQIVVKGIFREDFLAKDFNRPEWKKIIKKLKSNKKRPAENILFIKWDRFSQNIEYAYQMLGILRGLNTKPLAIDQPIDFDVPESIVMLAVYLSIPEAENNRRGRNASDGIRRSRKMGRWAGRAPMGYINQSTQEGRKIIVPKQPQAGLIKWAFEQFVKGTYSINQVRIMTVQKGLQCSKNNFGKYYAILFIAG; encoded by the coding sequence ATGAAAACAGCATATTTATATGTCAGAGTAAGCACTGACGAACAGAAGAGAAAAGGTTATTCTCTTCCTGAACAGGAAGATAGACTACTGAAATATTGCGAACAGAACCAAATTGTCGTCAAAGGAATCTTCAGAGAAGATTTTTTAGCAAAGGATTTTAACCGACCCGAGTGGAAGAAAATTATTAAGAAATTAAAAAGTAATAAAAAAAGACCAGCTGAAAATATACTTTTCATCAAATGGGATCGTTTTAGCCAAAACATTGAATATGCCTATCAAATGCTTGGTATATTAAGGGGGCTAAATACTAAGCCATTGGCTATTGACCAACCAATTGATTTTGATGTACCTGAAAGTATAGTGATGCTTGCGGTATATCTTTCAATACCCGAAGCTGAAAACAACAGAAGAGGTAGAAATGCTTCCGATGGGATACGTAGATCCCGGAAAATGGGCAGATGGGCAGGAAGAGCCCCCATGGGATACATAAACCAGTCAACACAAGAAGGAAGAAAAATCATCGTACCAAAGCAACCACAGGCAGGTTTGATTAAGTGGGCTTTCGAACAGTTTGTAAAAGGTACATATTCTATCAATCAAGTTAGAATCATGACTGTTCAGAAAGGATTACAGTGTAGTAAGAACAATTTTGGAAAATATTACGCAATCCTATTTATTGCGGGATAA
- a CDS encoding NUMOD4 domain-containing protein, whose translation MKLPSEFEDQYVKDVLYNRSLENLPDEKWEPIEGYESYKISNYGRVKSLARETLSLFGKERTLPEMIMKPGFVKHFNKYLNKYFYNINCRLSRDGKKTSKPVSRLVYYHFVEEFDFYDQRIHIEAKDGNRLHVHSSNLKKNSASERSLKTFRMDKAKNRHVFYQQTVSQYTTEGELVANFDSFYAAEKAFGIDATAIYHATTKQTLVAGAYRWFLQSNPPKKEDFIVSDKSGKWFNEELWIRLGKPLIDKKSPPSCMNLSIEDLPNEKWKPIPGFKGRFSISNKGRIKRWGSWNPVGRKFFQKDSIVPQFVEFKGDTIYSMCVVLDDLYDKKKKSRIEIARFLFHCFVKAIDLNDKTLIVLNENNPQWELDLSKLVLRSVKDIPKGKKLKSIRILLNSKKTFNDVLWEKLGKPDVKKKNPPPILNLSLSDLPNEHWKPLPGYEGKYVISNKGRVKRLSGWKMGIQFFAEEQILTINTDKFKDSLYLCFRLHEQIRRRSMRLHRLLYHCFVEEFDLNDTSMVVVNDNIPLWEMDLSKLSLHDSNSRLNQKRLIAQNKSGNK comes from the coding sequence GTGAAACTACCTAGTGAATTTGAAGACCAATATGTAAAAGATGTTCTTTATAATAGATCATTAGAAAACCTGCCGGATGAAAAATGGGAACCCATAGAAGGTTATGAAAGTTATAAAATTTCGAATTACGGAAGAGTGAAAAGTCTTGCACGTGAGACTTTATCATTATTTGGTAAAGAGCGAACACTCCCGGAGATGATAATGAAACCCGGTTTTGTAAAACATTTTAACAAATACCTCAATAAGTATTTTTATAATATCAATTGTAGATTATCACGGGATGGCAAGAAAACCAGTAAACCTGTATCTCGTCTCGTATATTATCATTTTGTTGAGGAATTTGATTTCTATGACCAACGTATTCACATTGAGGCTAAGGACGGTAACAGGCTTCACGTGCATAGTTCTAATTTAAAAAAAAATTCAGCCAGTGAGAGAAGTTTGAAGACCTTTCGTATGGACAAAGCTAAAAATCGACATGTCTTTTACCAGCAAACTGTCAGCCAATATACCACTGAAGGAGAGCTTGTTGCTAATTTTGACAGCTTTTATGCAGCAGAAAAAGCTTTCGGCATAGATGCAACAGCTATTTACCATGCAACCACTAAACAAACTTTAGTCGCAGGAGCATATCGCTGGTTCTTACAAAGCAATCCTCCTAAAAAGGAAGATTTTATCGTCTCTGATAAATCCGGAAAATGGTTTAATGAAGAACTATGGATAAGATTGGGTAAGCCCCTAATTGATAAAAAGAGCCCACCCTCTTGTATGAATCTCTCTATTGAAGATCTCCCAAACGAAAAATGGAAACCGATACCCGGTTTTAAGGGACGGTTCAGTATTTCCAATAAAGGAAGGATAAAAAGATGGGGTAGCTGGAATCCAGTCGGAAGAAAGTTTTTTCAGAAAGATAGCATCGTCCCCCAGTTTGTTGAGTTTAAAGGGGATACTATATATTCAATGTGTGTCGTATTAGATGATTTATATGATAAAAAGAAGAAAAGCCGAATTGAAATTGCTAGATTTCTTTTTCATTGTTTTGTCAAGGCTATTGACCTCAATGATAAAACGCTTATTGTACTCAATGAAAATAATCCCCAGTGGGAATTAGATCTGTCAAAGCTTGTATTACGATCTGTCAAAGATATTCCCAAAGGGAAAAAATTAAAATCGATACGTATCCTACTTAATTCAAAAAAAACATTTAACGATGTTCTTTGGGAAAAACTAGGCAAACCAGACGTTAAAAAAAAAAATCCTCCACCAATTCTGAATTTGTCTCTATCGGATCTTCCTAATGAACATTGGAAGCCCTTGCCTGGTTATGAAGGGAAATATGTTATTTCCAATAAAGGAAGAGTAAAACGACTAAGTGGCTGGAAAATGGGAATTCAATTTTTTGCTGAAGAGCAGATTTTGACCATCAATACAGATAAGTTCAAAGACAGTCTTTATCTATGCTTTCGGTTACATGAACAGATACGTAGAAGGTCGATGAGACTTCACCGCCTACTCTATCATTGCTTTGTGGAAGAATTTGATCTGAACGACACCTCAATGGTTGTGGTTAATGATAATATCCCACTATGGGAAATGGATCTCTCAAAACTATCATTACACGATTCCAATTCACGGCTTAATCAAAAGAGACTGATCGCACAAAACAAATCGGGAAATAAATAA
- a CDS encoding TetR/AcrR family transcriptional regulator — protein MKRKITDGVFKNKERSKKKFLDAVGKILKTKGVSALKVNDIAATAGLDKKLIYNYFGGTEQLIDQYISTQDFWSNVKQEEDSPDIRDGGQAISKELLQSQFDYVFENKELQKIILWGLTENRKSLKKLADNREKEGEVIFKNVCDPHFGDKAGRYRAITALLVSGIYYLDIYATTNNNTFCGLDLKSKEGRQKVKEAISFIIDKAYSDI, from the coding sequence ATGAAAAGAAAAATTACCGATGGAGTTTTCAAAAATAAAGAAAGGAGTAAAAAGAAGTTTTTGGATGCGGTAGGGAAAATATTGAAGACAAAGGGCGTCTCAGCGCTTAAAGTAAATGACATAGCAGCAACGGCAGGACTGGATAAAAAGCTGATTTATAATTATTTTGGAGGTACGGAGCAGCTGATCGACCAGTACATAAGCACTCAGGATTTTTGGAGCAATGTAAAGCAGGAAGAGGACAGTCCGGATATCCGGGATGGCGGGCAGGCTATTTCTAAGGAACTTCTACAGTCCCAGTTTGATTACGTTTTTGAAAACAAGGAACTTCAGAAAATTATTCTGTGGGGGCTGACCGAAAACAGAAAATCACTGAAAAAACTTGCAGACAACCGGGAGAAAGAAGGTGAGGTGATTTTTAAGAATGTTTGTGATCCACATTTTGGTGATAAGGCGGGACGCTACCGGGCAATAACGGCTCTGCTTGTTTCGGGTATCTATTATCTCGATATTTATGCCACGACCAATAATAATACGTTTTGTGGGCTGGATCTTAAAAGCAAAGAAGGAAGACAAAAGGTGAAGGAGGCCATCTCTTTTATTATTGATAAAGCATATTCTGACATATAA
- a CDS encoding helix-turn-helix domain-containing protein — protein sequence MHVQLVTILDSKLEEVIRKFARMPFQLSAANFSIAAQILEHSSLMLKNYIDLLIALRLLPEKHEYYKQQIHITHTHSKIHLVSGDINEKILIAIKDRVTLMLHKYSEHELNPVISIYQHYNSPDELILVTGLSIIDKKASTAISLLHQLSLPVNLFEFNTYRPVYLIELLKSYQKDTNLSVHRLAAQYGKSYKQVQKDSKSYFGSTLYSFILKLKMLDTVEDIMFTDLSLKEIAYKNDFADYGSMYRLFKQYRFSLKQIPRFLEFSTSGIICYVLAAFYYM from the coding sequence ATGCACGTACAACTAGTCACTATTCTCGACAGCAAATTAGAGGAAGTGATCCGCAAATTCGCCAGGATGCCATTTCAGCTGTCGGCCGCCAACTTCAGCATTGCTGCACAGATACTTGAACATAGCTCGTTAATGTTGAAAAATTATATAGACCTGTTAATAGCCCTACGACTGCTCCCAGAAAAACACGAATATTATAAGCAGCAAATTCATATCACACATACCCACAGTAAAATACACCTGGTATCGGGCGATATTAATGAAAAAATCCTTATTGCTATTAAGGATAGAGTAACCCTGATGCTTCATAAATATTCGGAGCATGAACTGAACCCGGTTATTTCCATATATCAGCATTACAATAGTCCTGATGAATTAATACTTGTAACTGGTTTAAGTATTATTGATAAAAAAGCATCGACCGCAATAAGCCTCCTTCATCAATTGAGTTTACCGGTGAACCTATTCGAATTCAATACGTACAGACCGGTTTACCTCATAGAACTCCTGAAATCCTATCAAAAAGATACCAATCTCTCCGTACATAGGCTGGCAGCACAGTATGGAAAAAGTTATAAACAAGTCCAGAAAGATTCGAAGTCATACTTTGGAAGTACACTGTACAGCTTTATTTTGAAACTCAAAATGCTCGATACTGTTGAGGACATTATGTTTACGGATCTTAGCTTAAAAGAAATCGCTTATAAGAACGACTTTGCAGACTATGGCAGCATGTATAGGTTATTCAAGCAGTATCGATTTTCTTTAAAACAGATTCCAAGATTTTTAGAGTTTAGTACCAGTGGAATTATATGCTATGTTTTGGCTGCTTTTTATTATATGTGA
- a CDS encoding MauE/DoxX family redox-associated membrane protein, with amino-acid sequence MKKIFPHLTQILSYFFVLLFCYAAVSKVLDFENFTVQLAQSPLLSAYAGIISYTVIIVEIVTVIILCFPQTRLWGLYASLGLMAGFTIYIYLILYYSDFVPCSCGGILEKLGWTEHLIFNIGCIIIALLAISSFYQRKQISLLKPLFYSALLIIMSTSIVILLFITSEHIIKKENNFTRRFLLHPVLEDKTFDLGMNSYYFAGLDGGKIYLGNVTAPLLLTTVDTSFVNLRSVKVDLDRENYPFRSLQLQVKDSNYYLYDGSIPVIFRGTLGNTIAHTISYRDAFFTQLVILDSSYFAIRTQSSHNRQYMLAALNLQQNPKLQMHPSILKKQIDGVFDSDGKLVTANNSSEILYAYTYRNEFIVLDQRLTILKKLHTIDTTTVAKIQTRRLSDGTHKMSAPPLKVNGAIAANHNLLFIHSNLKGKHESSQMWKKASVIDIYRTDEQEYVGSFYVDKQGESALSYMIADDRYLYVLIRNDLKRYRFREPISKYFKAGNAENLIQSRQKLINLKKK; translated from the coding sequence TTGAAAAAGATATTCCCTCATTTAACCCAAATACTAAGTTATTTCTTTGTACTTCTGTTCTGCTACGCAGCAGTAAGCAAGGTTCTGGACTTTGAAAACTTTACGGTGCAATTAGCCCAGTCTCCACTCTTAAGTGCATATGCAGGAATTATTTCTTATACTGTCATTATTGTAGAAATTGTAACTGTCATTATACTATGTTTCCCCCAAACAAGATTGTGGGGGTTGTATGCTTCACTTGGATTGATGGCAGGCTTCACAATCTATATTTACCTGATCTTGTACTACAGCGATTTTGTACCCTGCAGCTGTGGGGGTATTTTGGAAAAGCTGGGATGGACAGAGCATCTTATATTCAATATAGGCTGCATTATCATAGCTCTATTAGCAATTTCCTCCTTTTACCAACGCAAACAAATCAGTTTGCTCAAACCTCTATTCTACTCTGCGTTACTAATAATAATGAGCACCAGCATCGTTATTTTATTATTCATCACTTCGGAGCATATCATAAAAAAAGAAAACAACTTTACCCGGCGTTTTTTGCTCCATCCGGTTTTAGAAGACAAAACATTCGATCTTGGAATGAACTCATATTACTTTGCAGGTTTGGATGGAGGAAAGATCTATTTGGGAAACGTTACTGCTCCACTTCTATTAACAACTGTTGATACGTCCTTTGTTAATCTCCGGTCAGTAAAAGTAGACCTTGATAGGGAGAACTACCCTTTCCGAAGTCTTCAACTACAAGTAAAAGATTCAAACTATTACCTATACGATGGAAGTATTCCAGTTATTTTTCGCGGAACTTTGGGTAACACAATCGCTCACACCATCAGCTATCGAGATGCCTTTTTTACCCAACTGGTTATCCTGGATAGTTCCTATTTTGCTATCCGAACCCAAAGCAGCCATAACCGCCAGTATATGCTTGCAGCGCTTAACCTACAGCAAAATCCTAAACTACAAATGCATCCTTCTATCCTTAAAAAACAAATTGATGGTGTCTTTGATTCTGATGGAAAACTCGTTACAGCAAATAACAGTTCAGAAATCCTCTATGCATATACCTACAGGAACGAGTTCATCGTTTTGGATCAACGACTTACTATCCTAAAGAAATTACATACCATCGATACAACAACGGTCGCCAAAATTCAGACACGCAGGCTTTCTGACGGAACTCATAAAATGAGTGCACCGCCGCTTAAAGTGAACGGCGCAATAGCTGCTAACCACAATCTGCTCTTTATTCATTCCAACCTAAAAGGCAAACATGAATCTTCACAGATGTGGAAGAAAGCAAGTGTGATAGACATCTATCGGACAGACGAACAAGAATATGTTGGCAGCTTTTATGTTGATAAGCAAGGAGAAAGTGCATTGTCCTATATGATAGCAGACGATAGATACTTATACGTCCTCATAAGAAATGACCTTAAACGTTATCGGTTTCGGGAACCGATCTCCAAATACTTTAAAGCAGGGAATGCCGAAAACCTGATCCAGAGTAGGCAAAAACTAATAAATTTAAAAAAAAAATGA
- a CDS encoding DUF6520 family protein — translation MKKLILPVTLLLLGTGAAFATKMNSSKRILVDAYRIDAVSGRCVTANQKCSTVQSDPCTWNENSSIFLHDAPLTQTMCGDELYKP, via the coding sequence ATGAAAAAACTAATCCTTCCTGTAACCCTTTTATTACTGGGTACAGGCGCAGCTTTTGCAACTAAAATGAACAGCAGTAAAAGAATTCTTGTAGATGCTTATCGTATTGATGCGGTATCTGGTCGATGCGTAACTGCTAACCAAAAATGTAGTACAGTTCAATCAGATCCATGTACTTGGAACGAAAATTCATCAATCTTCCTACACGACGCACCTCTAACTCAAACCATGTGCGGTGATGAGTTATACAAGCCTTAA
- a CDS encoding alpha/beta hydrolase family protein, whose protein sequence is MKKLIWIYVLLFTGISIPAQDRKDTLQSWMSKFYRLTNPVLSEGGKWAAVRKRYDISQDTLIVVNTSKPRVPATTLALDGTVSFLKDDGLLISGAGKAKFLDLKSGAVKHYDNIRSAYPLPKSSQYALLTKDAVLSIYSIDGKLQHRITEIQGLPVTDDKGNLYICKLFENSCEIWIISGKKQRKLYIIEYAVKEMEVSPSGLQVFVMGQDSKSSDPRMSIIDTQNGRSVSLTAPRLGDESFFNVTRVQNGKALFIALYGAKKAESELVDIWYGNDDKLDAKKRGSRKGRFWLWKLGSDHIDPLPDDVYPEIASLNSERYFLAYSTQGHNFITLQPQFMDASIYDAKQKKYSPLGALKGVTYGSPEVICSKNGMWILFSEKRKKWTIFDLAKKEKHLIDQTGLRNPVFSDDNRLVLFESEKGLWEYDIVKKSFFQSHIAGNKAVSMVNVADYKTSYNSQIGIRSFETKKPLLLEIKERGSDTSYYILKGKNLEVIMPPIKDKVGRLTYNDRLTHFLTLEENFNKPPQLYIKSEGQKQLLLDGGSSDSEAPLLKQDIIHYATTDGRSLKGILYYPVGYKPHQKYPMVVYIYQIQSEKSNEYMIPGYHNSDGLDIRTLIQKGYFVLLPDTAVGPAGPGLSALDCVHKALDAVGQNPNIDMKKVGLVGHSFGGYETNFIATHSDRFETYISGSGISDITRSYFSYNYHFPGPYYWQYETGQFEMNYPFSENKAIYFDNNPIIHVDKVKVPILLWTGKQDENVPWDQTTEFFIGLKRNGKPVIAIFYPNGRHAFAYNSIEKKDLYIKVMEWWDYFLKDKKNVTWIDKQMKKGAL, encoded by the coding sequence ATGAAAAAGTTAATCTGGATCTACGTATTATTATTCACAGGTATCAGCATTCCTGCTCAAGACAGAAAAGATACGCTGCAAAGCTGGATGTCCAAATTTTACCGCCTTACCAATCCTGTTCTCTCAGAAGGAGGAAAATGGGCGGCAGTGAGGAAAAGATATGACATCTCGCAGGATACATTAATTGTTGTCAATACGAGTAAGCCCCGGGTTCCTGCCACTACGCTGGCACTAGATGGCACGGTGAGTTTCCTTAAAGATGATGGTCTTTTAATATCCGGAGCGGGTAAAGCAAAGTTTTTAGACCTGAAATCAGGAGCCGTAAAACACTATGATAATATCCGGTCTGCCTATCCTCTTCCTAAATCCAGTCAATATGCCTTACTCACAAAAGATGCTGTATTAAGCATATATTCAATAGACGGAAAACTACAGCATCGCATTACAGAAATACAGGGGCTGCCGGTTACTGATGATAAGGGTAACTTGTATATATGCAAGCTGTTTGAAAATAGCTGTGAAATTTGGATAATTTCAGGTAAAAAACAGAGGAAGCTTTATATAATTGAGTATGCAGTAAAAGAAATGGAGGTAAGCCCTTCGGGGCTGCAGGTATTTGTAATGGGGCAAGATAGCAAATCGAGCGATCCGAGAATGAGTATTATTGATACGCAAAATGGCAGATCAGTATCACTTACAGCTCCGCGGTTAGGAGATGAAAGTTTTTTTAATGTCACGAGAGTACAGAATGGAAAAGCCTTATTTATTGCCCTATATGGTGCGAAGAAAGCGGAAAGCGAGCTAGTGGACATATGGTATGGCAACGATGATAAATTAGATGCTAAGAAGAGAGGAAGCAGAAAGGGAAGATTCTGGCTCTGGAAATTGGGTTCCGACCACATTGATCCGCTGCCTGATGATGTCTATCCTGAAATAGCATCTCTGAATAGTGAGCGATATTTCTTAGCCTATTCAACACAAGGACATAATTTCATCACCCTTCAACCCCAATTTATGGATGCTTCTATTTATGATGCGAAGCAAAAGAAGTACAGTCCTTTAGGTGCTTTAAAGGGTGTCACGTACGGATCACCTGAGGTCATCTGTTCCAAAAACGGCATGTGGATCTTGTTTAGTGAGAAGCGGAAGAAATGGACAATTTTTGACCTTGCAAAAAAAGAAAAGCACCTGATTGATCAAACCGGATTGCGTAATCCTGTTTTCTCAGACGATAACCGCCTAGTTCTTTTTGAGAGTGAAAAGGGTTTGTGGGAGTACGATATAGTAAAGAAATCCTTTTTCCAATCTCATATTGCAGGAAACAAAGCGGTGTCAATGGTTAATGTGGCTGACTATAAAACTTCTTATAATTCGCAAATCGGTATAAGAAGTTTTGAAACTAAGAAGCCACTGCTGTTGGAGATTAAAGAGAGGGGTAGCGACACTTCTTATTACATCCTTAAAGGCAAGAATTTGGAAGTGATCATGCCGCCAATAAAGGACAAGGTAGGAAGGTTGACATACAATGACAGGTTAACCCATTTTTTAACACTCGAAGAAAATTTTAATAAACCTCCCCAATTGTATATAAAAAGTGAAGGTCAAAAGCAGCTGTTATTGGATGGCGGTAGTTCAGATTCTGAAGCTCCTCTACTCAAGCAAGATATTATTCATTATGCAACAACGGATGGGCGCTCTCTTAAAGGAATCTTATATTATCCTGTCGGATACAAGCCTCATCAAAAATACCCGATGGTCGTTTATATTTACCAAATTCAAAGTGAGAAATCTAATGAATATATGATTCCAGGGTACCATAACAGTGACGGACTGGATATCCGTACCCTGATCCAGAAGGGATATTTTGTTTTGTTGCCGGATACCGCAGTGGGACCTGCAGGACCGGGGTTGTCTGCATTGGATTGCGTTCATAAAGCGTTGGATGCGGTCGGGCAGAATCCGAATATTGATATGAAGAAAGTGGGGTTAGTGGGGCATTCCTTCGGCGGTTATGAAACTAATTTTATTGCCACGCACTCTGATCGTTTTGAGACCTACATCTCAGGCTCTGGTATTAGTGATATCACCCGGTCGTATTTTTCATACAACTATCACTTTCCGGGGCCTTATTACTGGCAGTATGAAACCGGGCAGTTTGAAATGAATTATCCGTTTTCGGAGAACAAGGCCATTTATTTTGATAATAACCCTATCATTCATGTGGACAAAGTGAAGGTGCCGATTTTATTATGGACAGGAAAACAGGATGAAAATGTCCCCTGGGACCAGACCACCGAGTTCTTTATTGGACTTAAAAGAAATGGAAAGCCCGTCATTGCTATATTTTATCCCAATGGAAGACATGCATTCGCATACAATTCTATTGAAAAGAAAGATTTATACATAAAGGTGATGGAGTGGTGGGACTATTTTTTAAAGGATAAAAAAAATGTTACTTGGATTGATAAACAAATGAAGAAGGGCGCGTTATAG
- a CDS encoding RagB/SusD family nutrient uptake outer membrane protein: MDVPDNQIESGLVFENVQTADAALAALYAGLRDSSPIAGDNSGAILGTYTDDLDFYATANSNGVYDLYRNQHIAANVDIYSFWSGSYQQVYLSNSIIEGVSGSSSLSVSDKNRIKGEALLARSVLFFYLWQVFGDFPYPVTTNYQVNQTLSKTPTSEVGLKLENDLNEAIGFLKDEYRNVERIYPNRKVAQLMLAKVYMIQHRWAEAESMLKSIIQSPLYQFQSDITKVFIKSSSHILWQLKPKNPGDPTRENQTYYFNGVAPYSYALTQNLIGSFSGNDLRKTSWTALVTVGPNTWYRSDKYKNGANNSTEYSIIFRLEEAYLLLAEALAQQNKIVEALPFINATRQRAGLSALSGITKEVLLNELLLENRKEFFTEMGHRFLDLKRFDRLTDLTSVKTNWKDFHRLWPLPQQDLLLNPQLNPQNAGY; encoded by the coding sequence GTGGACGTTCCTGATAACCAAATTGAATCAGGATTGGTTTTTGAAAATGTTCAGACGGCAGATGCGGCTTTAGCTGCGTTATATGCTGGACTGAGAGACAGCTCCCCTATTGCTGGAGATAATTCAGGAGCAATACTTGGAACGTATACTGATGATTTAGATTTTTACGCTACTGCGAATTCCAACGGAGTATATGATTTGTACCGAAACCAGCATATTGCGGCCAATGTAGATATTTATTCATTTTGGAGTGGATCATACCAACAGGTCTACCTCTCCAATAGCATTATTGAAGGAGTCTCTGGTTCATCTTCATTATCAGTTTCAGACAAAAACAGGATCAAAGGAGAGGCACTGTTGGCCCGTTCTGTACTCTTCTTTTATCTCTGGCAGGTATTTGGGGATTTTCCATATCCTGTGACCACTAATTACCAGGTTAATCAAACTTTATCCAAGACTCCTACTTCGGAAGTGGGCTTGAAGCTCGAGAATGACCTTAATGAAGCGATAGGTTTTTTAAAAGACGAGTACAGAAATGTAGAACGGATCTACCCGAACCGTAAGGTAGCACAGTTGATGCTGGCTAAAGTTTATATGATCCAGCACCGTTGGGCAGAGGCAGAATCTATGTTGAAAAGTATTATTCAAAGTCCTTTATATCAATTTCAAAGTGACATCACGAAAGTATTCATAAAATCCAGTTCTCATATCCTCTGGCAGCTGAAGCCAAAAAATCCCGGTGATCCGACAAGAGAAAATCAGACCTATTATTTTAATGGCGTGGCACCTTATTCCTATGCGCTTACACAAAATCTAATCGGCAGTTTCTCTGGTAATGACCTGCGAAAGACAAGCTGGACAGCACTGGTTACGGTTGGGCCTAATACCTGGTATAGATCGGATAAGTATAAGAACGGGGCTAACAACAGTACTGAATACTCGATTATATTCCGATTGGAAGAAGCCTATCTTTTATTAGCGGAAGCGTTGGCGCAGCAGAATAAGATTGTGGAAGCACTGCCTTTTATTAATGCGACAAGACAGAGGGCAGGGCTTTCGGCCCTTAGCGGGATCACAAAGGAGGTTTTGCTCAATGAGCTTCTATTGGAAAACCGCAAAGAATTTTTTACCGAAATGGGACACCGTTTCCTCGACTTGAAACGCTTTGACCGTTTAACTGACCTTACATCAGTAAAAACCAACTGGAAGGATTTTCACAGGCTGTGGCCTCTGCCGCAGCAGGATTTGTTACTTAACCCTCAGCTTAACCCTCAAAATGCAGGCTATTAA